Proteins from a genomic interval of Dama dama isolate Ldn47 chromosome 1, ASM3311817v1, whole genome shotgun sequence:
- the TIMM8B gene encoding mitochondrial import inner membrane translocase subunit Tim8 B produces MAELGEADEAELQRLVAAEQQKAQFTAQVHHFMELCWDKCVEKPGNRLDSRTENCLSSCVDRFIDTTLAITSRFAQIVQKGGQ; encoded by the exons ATGGCGGAGCTGGGTGAGGCGGACGAAGCCGAGTTGCAACGCCTGGTGGCGGCCGAACAGCAGAAAGCGCAGTTCACTGCACAG gtGCATCACTTCATGGAGCTATGTTGGGATAAATGTGTGGAGAAGCCAGGGAATCGCTTAGACTCTCGCACTGAAAATTGTCTCTCTAGCTGTGTGGACCGCTTCATTGACACTACTCTTGCTATCACCAGTCGGTTTGCCCAGATTGTACAGAAAGGAGGGCAGTAA
- the SDHD gene encoding succinate dehydrogenase [ubiquinone] cytochrome b small subunit, mitochondrial — MATLWRLSVLCGAREGRALFLRTPVVRPALVSAFLQDRPAQGWCGTQHIHLSPSHHAGSKAASLHWTGERVVSVLLLGLIPAAYLNPCSAMDYSLAAALTLHSHWGIGQVVTDYVHGDTAQKAAKTGLLVLSAFTFAGLCYFNYHDVGICKAVAMLWKL; from the exons ATGGCGACTCTCTGGAGGCTGAGTGTCCTTTGCGGCGCCAGAGAAGGGCGAG CTCTGTTCCTCCGAACCCCAGTGGTCAGACCAGCTCTTGTCTCAGCATTTCTCCAGGACCGACCTGCCCAAGGATGGTGTGGAACACAGCATATTCACCTGTCACCCAGCCACCATG CTGGTTCCAAGGCTGCATCTCTCCACTGGACTGGTGAGAGGGTTGTCAGTGTTTTGCTCCTGGGCCTAATTCCAGCTGCTTATTTGAATCCTTGTTCTGCGATGGACTACTCTTTGGCCGCAGCCCTCACTCTTCACAGTCACTG gggCATTGGACAAGTTGTTACTGACTATGTTCACGGGGATACAGCGCAGAAAGCTGCCAAGACAGGCCTTTTGGTGCTCTCGGCTTTCACCTTTGCTGGGCTCTGTTACTTCAACTATCATGACGTGGGCATCTGCAAAGCTGTAGCTATGCTGTGGAAACTCTGA